CTGACAGGTATCTCTTTGCATCGTCTTGACCAATAACATATTGGTCGAGAAACTCCTTCATCTCGTTCGGCTTTAGCAGCTGAACGTCGGCGAGAGAAAAGTTTGTCTTCTTCTTTACCTCCTCCTGCACAATGAGGTGGGCCTGCTCCACACAGTAGTCGCAAATAAAGCCCGACATACCGTTAATGAGCAAGTTTACTTCCTTGCGCGATCTTCCACAAAATGAGCATCTATCTAACGCCATTATCCCTCTCCTTCGATTTAGAACCTTTACTCAGGTAGAGGAGGAATCCCCAACCCGGAGTCAGGTATTTATTGTTTCTTCTCTCTGTTCTTTGTGATTATTTCGTCAATCATGCCATACGTTTTTGCCTCCTCCGAGGTCATCCAGTGGTCGCGGTCGCTATCTTTTTCGATTTGCGCGAATGGTTTTTCGGTATGGAATGCTAGAATGTCGTAGAGCTCCTTTTTGAGCTTCATAATCTCCCTAGCTGTGATTTCGATGTCCGATGCCTGTCCCTCAGCACCACCCATGGGCTGATGAATCATCACCCGGGAGTGCGTTAATGCGCTGCGCTTTCCCTTTTGACCGGCAGTGAGTAGCACTGCTCCCATGGAGGCGGCCATTCCGGTGCAAATGGTGGCCACGTCGGAGGTGATAATCTGCATGGTGTCGTATATTCCAAGTCCGGCATAAACTGAGCCGCCAGGAGTATTCAGGTAAATCTGGATATCT
This window of the Williamwhitmania sp. genome carries:
- the clpP gene encoding ATP-dependent Clp endopeptidase proteolytic subunit ClpP, which produces MERNDEFRKYARGHLGISSLSLHRFQSMQGNYISPTIIEERQLNIATMDVFSRLMMDRIIFLGVPISDDVANIIQAQLLFLESTDPSKDIQIYLNTPGGSVYAGLGIYDTMQIITSDVATICTGMAASMGAVLLTAGQKGKRSALTHSRVMIHQPMGGAEGQASDIEITAREIMKLKKELYDILAFHTEKPFAQIEKDSDRDHWMTSEEAKTYGMIDEIITKNREKKQ